A genomic segment from Tessaracoccus defluvii encodes:
- a CDS encoding ANTAR domain-containing response regulator: protein MKKKPTVLVAEDEALIRLDLVELLTEEGYDVIAEVGDGEEAVRLARELEPDLVIMDVKMPKMDGITAAEQIAEERIAPIVMLTAFSQRDLVERARDAGAMAYVVKPFGASDVVPAIEIAMGRFAEITAIEDELTSLEERFESRKIIDQAKGFLQQDLGLTEPEAFRWIQKTAMDMRKSMREVAEGVLNHKKK from the coding sequence ATGAAGAAGAAGCCGACTGTACTTGTGGCCGAGGACGAGGCGCTGATCCGCCTCGACCTGGTGGAACTCCTCACCGAGGAGGGTTACGACGTTATCGCCGAGGTGGGCGACGGCGAGGAAGCGGTCCGTCTGGCCCGCGAACTCGAGCCCGATCTGGTCATCATGGACGTGAAGATGCCGAAGATGGACGGCATCACCGCCGCGGAGCAGATCGCCGAGGAGCGCATCGCCCCCATCGTCATGCTCACCGCGTTCAGCCAGCGTGACCTCGTCGAGCGGGCCCGCGACGCCGGTGCCATGGCCTATGTCGTGAAGCCGTTCGGCGCCTCCGACGTGGTCCCGGCCATCGAGATCGCCATGGGGCGGTTCGCGGAGATCACGGCCATCGAGGATGAGCTCACCTCGCTCGAGGAGCGCTTCGAGAGCCGCAAGATCATCGATCAGGCCAAGGGATTCCTGCAGCAGGACCTCGGCCTCACCGAGCCTGAGGCGTTCCGCTGGATCCAGAAGACGGCCATGGACATGCGCAAGTCGATGCGTGAGGTCGCCGAGGGCGTCCTGAACCACAAGAAGAAGTGA